TTGGCGACGGCAGCTGAGGGTGCTGTACCACGGCTCTACGAGCACCAAGAACGTTGGAAACCTGTCGCTCAGTTGAGAGCGTCGCAGAAAAGCTCAGGCGCGTATGCAGTGGACATCCCAGGTGCAATGCAATTTCGGTGACAGCGGTGCGAGTAGCCCTCGTGCACGTTCTGCTGCTTGCCAACGCAAGCGCATCTGGGCTTGTGAAGGGAGGGCAGGAGCCGCAGAAGCGCGCAGTGGCGAAGAGAGATCCGGCGCGCAGTAGGACTAGAAGGGCAGTAGATGGCATATGGCTTTGCAAGGTCGAcggcgaaagagaaacgcTTCTTGTCTGCTGCGCCGGGCACTCGAAGCGTCAcgtcttccctcttcttgcgGAAGACGTTGTGGCGCTCCTCACAACACGAACAGCCAACGCCAGAGAGGACTTTCAGCAGCATCACACACGAGGCATCCCATGTGGAGTCACGAGCGTAGCCCAGTTTTCCGATGAGTCCTTGCGAGGAGGAGCCCCTCGCCTTTTTGTTTGCAGAAGGCAGCAGACGAAGGTGGTGCGGCCTTGACTTCCACGTCGCTAAGACGCCCACGTAGCGTTTGGGGGTCAGGTAAGCTGTGACATCGCAACCTTTACGCGCTTGCCGCTGAGCTGGCGGTACACACATGAGTCGCACAAACGCCTGTTCCGTCTTTGTAGCCCTCGTAGAAGGCGGCACGCATTTTTCGCAATACACGCTTTCTTCCAGAAGTGCTGAGGAACTTGAGTGGCAATCTCGGGATGCCAACGCAAAAAAGCGCCCTGCTGACTATGCGTATCTCTGCACCTTCCCTCCAACCGAGTTGTGggcctctttcctccctgaCGTGGTAGCGCTGAGTGACGCACCTCCCTTGAAGAACATGATGGATGCTCCGTCATGAATAGTGGGGGATGAGAGCCCTGCTGTTGCGTGTATCGGTAGCCGATCGGCCTATTGCACAAGTAGATGGTGATCGAGAGCAGAAAGAACCAGtccgtgtgtgcgcctgcatgCACAGCGGCAAGATTGACTGttggtgagggggggagtaggATACTACTCGACTCCGCAAAGGTTTCTTACTGAAGTCTGCTCactatgtgtgtgtgacgggGGAGGTTGTGTAGGCTATGTACTGCGACATCCGCAGCTCGTCCCGTAAGCGCACCTACACCAGCCTGCGGGGCAGTGTCGCGTTTGCAGCGGCCTTTGTGGCTATTGTCTCTTGCCCCTCCGTGCGGCGTCATTGCCATAGGGCTTGTCATGCACACCGAGTCGCCGTGGGAGCGTACATTTGTATGGACACGCACAGTCCTTCACCACATTGTCGAGCATAATCTCACATCGAAATGAAAAGCGGGAACGCTTCCGGAAAAGACTCAACTCACCAAGAGTGGATTCCACTGTCCCGTCATGTGGTGCTCCCATGCTCTCGAGGCATTTGGCTGCCCATCCTGCGATGGCGAAGTAATGGACTACAGTCCCTCAACCCGGCGCATGTCGCGGAGGGGGAATGGTGCTACGTGAAAAGATTATAGTGTGCAGTGGTCTAGAGGTGAATGCAGACACTGGATTCCGTTTGTCCCTGCAGAAATCGCAGCAGCCCGTAGCTGCCGCGTGGCGCCACATCCTCCGTAGCAAGGCGACCAGCCCAGGCTTGCCTACACTGTAGGGCTTGTGCCGCCCACTGAAGAGTGAGCAGCCCAATACGTACAtcaagaagggaaagaagaggggtaGAGAACAATGTCAGCCACAAGTTTGTGGCTGGGAAGCTCGGCCTCATGACATGGAAAGCTCGGCTACAAAAACACACCAGCGATGACCCCACTTGCCGTTTAAGGGGGGCGCAAACGAAATGGAAAACGCCTCCTGTTTTCCTCTGCAGCGATGCCACCGAGGAAACCAGTAGATCCCACGAATGTCAGCCACCGCCAGAGTGGGTAGTCAACGAGTGCCCCacaccccttcccctttaTGCGCCGCGTTGTGGTGCGCAAGACATTGGACTCATGTCGACTCTAATGCCCGCTACTTTCAAGAGTAAGCCTCGTCTGAAcaaagaagcagcaggaaaACGCGAGTGGCAAGAGCACACTCCTAGCAGGTCACAAACACTCACACGCACTAAAGGGGTATCGCACTCGGCGACAGAAAAAAGCAGGAGTGCAGCAGAATACGACTTCACGCCCAGCACAGCTTGTCGACGATCTCCGCTAGCTTAGCGTCAGGCGTGAGTTGCTCTATGTGGACAAAGGTTACAAAGGGTGGAAGAGTCACGTGCACTTCGGCGTGGACCGGCACGAGTCGCCTCAACTGTATCGGAACCCATAGGTGATGCTTGACCCCATTGGCCATTGGAGGATGGAAATGTGGCACCGTAGAGGGGCATGCAGTCACCCATTTGAGCCCGCCGGTTGGTACTTCGTTCAAGATAAAGTCGCACATCACTCTCGGATTGGTCCTCTCGACCTCACTACGGTCAATGCGATGAAAGGAGTGCGCGGGGTGCGCAGCGAAAAACGAGCAGCCGCACAGCGTGTGCCAGACATTAGCCGGTACCGTTCCACGGCGGAGACGCAGTCCATTCCTCAGCGACAGGGAGTACGACATCCACATGTGCGAGACGAGACCGAGAGAGTCGGCAAAGTCGACAAGTTGGTGCACGACATGCGCGTCTGTTAAGAACGTCTGTGTGTCGACAAGAAACAGCCCGGTGCGCCTGgtgcggagaagaggagcgctGTGCATTCTACAGTGTGCTTCAAGTGCTCTCTCCACGACGCTCCGAACACCAGCAAGGATACAGCTGTAGAGAGGgcggggaagagaagcgcgggacgtgagaaagagggcggcggtgacagAGTGGAGTCCCCGTAGAAACATGTCCGCGGTGCGCCGAGCTAGCAAGGTAGGCGGGAGAAGAGGCCGGTTAGGCCAAGCGAGCCATACGGGAAATGGAGGCATCAGTGCTTCTTGGCGACTGTGTAAGCTTCAATGTAAGTGATGGTTAAACGTGgcacccacgcactgagacaccaagagagagagagacggcaaaAGCCCCCACGTGCGACTGCATTTCCTCGCCATTGGTTTAGGGTGCCGTCCACTCCAGCGACCGTGGAAACTGCTCGTGATTGACAAAGGGAAGGTCCTGTAAGTCCTTCTCTGGGTGATGCTGCTCCATCTGCTGCACAGGGATGGGGTGCATGAACCACGTCTGATCCTCCTCAAACGGGGTCTGATCAATCTTCCCCGGCACCTGTTGCATCGGCCACAACTTGTTCACATTGTACACCGGAGTCGGCtcgtcctgcagcgccagctgcttATCCAGATACTTAGCAGTGTAGGCAATCCAGTTATCGCTCGCCAACGGCTCCTGCGGAGTAGCGGGGAAGCGCGAGGTTGAGGTGTGGTACTCGTGGGGGAACTTGGCCGCATTTTCCGGGAGGCTCGGGATCTCGCCCAGAGCGCCGGCCACCTGCTCACCAAGTGTGCGCGCCAGCAACGCGTCGGTTGCAGCCTGCGGCCGAAGCTGCGGGTGTAGAATacggcgtggcgtcgtcGCGCTTGCCGGCACTCTCACGACAGAGCGCGACGACACGGCGACCCCTGGTACATCCACGTCATTGcaacgcagcagctccgtctCAGTGCAGCCCAATCGCGTGGCGATGGACGCCCAGGTATCGCTCTCGAACACCGGCTCGAAGGCCGCAAAACTGGATCCGctcgacgcggcggtggctgtgtGGGGCACCACCAGCTCCTTGACGGTGGGATCAAAGGCGCCATCGCCCGactctgctgcggcgacgtaGGTGAGAGCAGCCGCACCATTTGCCTGCTGCAACTCCTCAATAGAGCAGTCGAGAagctctgccgccgcccgccAAGACGTGATGGCCGGCTTGCCGTCGCGAGGCTGCAGTGGCAGGacagacggcgcagcgctgaAGCTGGTCAAGCGCCGCGTCGCACTTCCCGGCACATTCACCGCAACACCAGcgaccacctcctccagtgtATCATTGGCCGCCTGGAGCTCCGACTCCGAGCACCCGAGGCGTTTGGCGAGAGAGGCCCAGCTGTCACCCTCTCTGGCCAGTTCGACGCTCAGGTAATTCACTGGGGCGCTCTGCCAATCGAgtgcaaaggagaagagccgGTGGTGCTCGTGAGACGGTTGCGTCTCCGCATCGTGCTCAGTTGGGAAGACGGCGCTGTCGTGCACCACGTTGCGTCTGTACGTTGTGTGAAACTCGCAGCTTGTCTGACGGTGCAGCCAGTGACGAATGCCATACATCCGCTGCTCGAACTCAGTACTCTGAAAGGGCAGCTTCACCACGACAACACGGAAATACTTGCGAAATTCGTAGTGCGCCGTCGACATCTCGAGCTCGGTGAAGGAGGTGTCCGAGGAGGACGTCCAGAACTCGGCCAGTCGGGTCCACGGCTCCATCTGCTCCACGTACGGCCACGAAACATTTGGATCGTAGATGTTCGACGTACCTGGAATGGGAACGTTGGAGCGATTGATGAGGTCGACGCATTGCTTCTCCAGCCGTTCCAGCTCGGTGCGCAAAAAATGTGCCACCTCTTCCGTGTCGTAGCGGTCAGGGCCGCCGAATGGCCCCTTCAGCGACGCATTAAAGGCCGCGACCACCTCGGGGTCGACTGCGCGACCGCTCGTCAAGCTCTCGAGGCTGGCGCGCAcgctcttcagcttctcctccaccacctggCGGCCTACATCTTTGAGAAACATCACTACGTCATCGGCCAGTTTCATCACGTGGTGGTCCCAGAATCCTTCCAGCACGATGCGGTacgtcacctccgccgcacTGGCGTCATTGCCACTCGTGTTTTCAAACACAAAGCGCCTGTTGCGCACTTTGGCCACCTCGTACTCGTACCAGTCCTCCGTGTTCGACCGAAAAGGGAAGGTAGAGCGGTCAGCCATAATCTTGCCGGCGCAGGGCAGGGGCTTCTCTTGTCGGCCGACATCTCGCTGCACCTGAAGAGGGCTCAGCACCCTTGCGTGATGCAGACGCTCGGCAACAGCACGACTCATGATTGTTTCACGTGTCGGGTTCACCGCGGTCGTCTCAGCGGTGTTCATCTTCGTCAAGTACGCCTCGCGAAAGGGAAACCCCTTGGCGCCTTTTCCCCGCGACGCCTGTGGTGTATAGCGGCTATACTTTCGCAGATGTTCTACATATTCGCGGCCCTTCGAGTCGAACTCGTTGTATGGGCGAAAGCGGTAGGCGTTGGCTGGTGCGCTGGCACTCCAAGGTCTAAAGTCGCCAAGGTGGTGCGTCATGGACGTGCACACATACCAGCTATCCACGTATTGATCTTCTGGTACATCGGGCCGCACTAGGTTGCCGCGTATAGAGATAGGAAATTTGTCATCGATAGGGTCGATGAACTCGTTTGTCTTGGTACTGTTCATGTTCTGAGGGGCTGCTACCGGTGCCGGCCCGTCGAACCTAGGCATCTGCGACGGTATGCGATACCGTGACCAGTAGTACCGCACAACTGTGCTGCGCCTCATCGCTACGCGCACGGAACGTAATGGAGGGGGTGGACAGGAAGGGGGCGGTGGAActgagaaagggaaaaaaagagccaCACGACTACTTGGGCAAGCAAGGTGTTTGTGAAAGGAAGTGGTGCAGTTTCACGGAGACGCCCTTTCGTTTGTATCTCCCCCTCTTGGTCTTGCCTGTGAGGGGCTCGGCACACCTTCGGGAAGGCAAcacaaaaagggaaaaagaggaggagtgaatgaagagagaaagtgaaTCAAGCCTAGCGGAGACGACGCGAGGACGAGAGGGAAAAGCAATTCGGCGAGTACGAGGAGGTCAAAAAGTCCTCCAGAGTGGTACCATTGGTGTCACGCTTCCGTGAAGGGAAGTAGGGAAGGCCTGCGAATACATCAAACGTAGAGAATTTCCTGTGGTCATTTCAACGCACTGGCCGGCCGAAGCCTGCACAGACAGTTCCTCTTGCTGGCACGTGGAACagaggacacacacgcacgaatTCAAGCATTTAGAGTGGAATTGGGTACCCTGCACTAAATCGAGGCCGGGGAACACGCAGCATACGGGTTGCAGGTTTCGTCAACCATCCACCCATACTGACGAATAAGCTCCTCCTTAACTCGGCAGCTCACCGTGCTGACAGGCGCCTGCAGGGCCTCCTCACTGGCTGCGCTAGTGACATCGGGCAAGACGGCAAACCAAATGAGTCCATCGCTGACGCCGCGAATGAGAGCCACCTTGCCATTCCGGAGACTCTTTGTGAAGTGTACAATTTGTCCGGGATGAAAGCCGTACATGTTCGGAGCACTTGTGTCCAGGACAATAGTCTCGCCCGAAATCGTTGTTGCCGTGACACACATCTCGTCCATTCTGCAGTCCGTTGCAAGTGCGAGAGCACGCGACCGGCCGCCAAAGA
The window above is part of the Leishmania panamensis strain MHOM/PA/94/PSC-1 chromosome 33 sequence genome. Proteins encoded here:
- a CDS encoding hypothetical protein (TriTrypDB/GeneDB-style sysID: LpmP.33.0010) — its product is MCVPPAQRQARKGCDVTAYLTPKRYVGVLATWKSRPHHLRLLPSANKKARGSSSQGLIGKLGYARDSTWDASCVMLLKVLSGVGCSCCEERHNVFRKKREDVTLRVPGAADKKRFSFAVDLAKPYAIYCPSSPTARRISLRHCALLRLLPSLHKPRCACVGKQQNVHEGYSHRCHRNCIAPGMSTAYAPELFCDALN
- a CDS encoding hypothetical protein (TriTrypDB/GeneDB-style sysID: LpmP.33.0020), with the translated sequence MHSAPLLRTRRTGLFLVDTQTFLTDAHVVHQLVDFADSLGLVSHMWMSYSLSLRNGLRLRRGTVPANVWHTLCGCSFFAAHPAHSFHRIDRSEVERTNPRVMCDFILNEVPTGGLKWVTACPSTVPHFHPPMANGVKHHLWVPIQLRRLVPVHAEVHVTLPPFVTFVHIEQLTPDAKLAEIVDKLCWA
- a CDS encoding hypothetical protein (TriTrypDB/GeneDB-style sysID: LpmP.33.0030); this encodes MRRSTVVRYYWSRYRIPSQMPRFDGPAPVAAPQNMNSTKTNEFIDPIDDKFPISIRGNLVRPDVPEDQYVDSWYVCTSMTHHLGDFRPWSASAPANAYRFRPYNEFDSKGREYVEHLRKYSRYTPQASRGKGAKGFPFREAYLTKMNTAETTAVNPTRETIMSRAVAERLHHARVLSPLQVQRDVGRQEKPLPCAGKIMADRSTFPFRSNTEDWYEYEVAKVRNRRFVFENTSGNDASAAEVTYRIVLEGFWDHHVMKLADDVVMFLKDVGRQVVEEKLKSVRASLESLTSGRAVDPEVVAAFNASLKGPFGGPDRYDTEEVAHFLRTELERLEKQCVDLINRSNVPIPGTSNIYDPNVSWPYVEQMEPWTRLAEFWTSSSDTSFTELEMSTAHYEFRKYFRVVVVKLPFQSTEFEQRMYGIRHWLHRQTSCEFHTTYRRNVVHDSAVFPTEHDAETQPSHEHHRLFSFALDWQSAPVNYLSVELAREGDSWASLAKRLGCSESELQAANDTLEEVVAGVAVNVPGSATRRLTSFSAAPSVLPLQPRDGKPAITSWRAAAELLDCSIEELQQANGAAALTYVAAAESGDGAFDPTVKELVVPHTATAASSGSSFAAFEPVFESDTWASIATRLGCTETELLRCNDVDVPGVAVSSRSVVRVPASATTPRRILHPQLRPQAATDALLARTLGEQVAGALGEIPSLPENAAKFPHEYHTSTSRFPATPQEPLASDNWIAYTAKYLDKQLALQDEPTPVYNVNKLWPMQQVPGKIDQTPFEEDQTWFMHPIPVQQMEQHHPEKDLQDLPFVNHEQFPRSLEWTAP
- a CDS encoding hypothetical protein (TriTrypDB/GeneDB-style sysID: LpmP.33.0040); the encoded protein is MDEMCVTATTISGETIVLDTSAPNMYGFHPGQIVHFTKSLRNGKVALIRGVSDGLIWFAVLPDVTSAASEEALQAPVSTVSCRVKEELIRQYGWMVDETCNPYAACSPASI